In Aliiglaciecola sp. LCG003, a genomic segment contains:
- a CDS encoding M14 family zinc carboxypeptidase, translating into MLINSEQILQSYQTSKVAGLDKPQIVHADIESSLQQLAGNFNSSMQLDIIGFSHNRKEIYKWTMGSGPLHILCWSQMHGDEPTATAALLDVINYFSSGCDPESCRALAQKVTLHFVPMLNPDGADESTRENAQGIDINRDADALQSPEGQLLNQLICQIKPQFAFNLHDQSRYYAQGNTRHGVSLAWLAPSGDKGESITDSRRLAMQLIGSLIEDLNTLGNANFARYEDGFSVRAFGDFAAQQGSACILIESGFVADDMNRQCARELNYVALLQAFYRIAQGRFAVQAEAQYHALAKNKAEGMTDVLIRNLNIQTHSKQYQIDVSIKRDNLGVASVDEVGDLHHLGGYNTFDAKGMLFEAGLAYPVTHPLELTNNRYDFLLRQGYCRFTGDLSLINNLTRRPIVRAIGESCPAQYRRKGLSPSWLIRDADGIQAAVLEGQLVILDN; encoded by the coding sequence GTGCTGATTAACAGTGAGCAGATCCTCCAATCTTATCAAACTAGCAAGGTAGCAGGGTTAGATAAACCGCAAATTGTGCACGCTGATATTGAGAGTAGCTTGCAACAACTAGCTGGTAATTTTAATTCCTCAATGCAATTAGATATCATCGGCTTTTCACATAACCGAAAAGAGATATACAAGTGGACTATGGGTTCCGGCCCTTTACATATATTATGCTGGTCGCAGATGCATGGCGACGAGCCTACAGCGACCGCTGCGCTACTGGATGTTATCAATTATTTCAGCAGTGGTTGTGATCCCGAATCCTGTCGGGCGCTAGCACAAAAAGTCACCCTGCATTTTGTACCTATGCTGAATCCCGATGGCGCGGATGAGAGTACTCGGGAAAACGCTCAAGGTATTGATATCAATCGTGATGCTGATGCTTTGCAGTCACCTGAGGGGCAATTACTCAATCAACTAATCTGTCAGATAAAACCGCAATTCGCGTTTAATTTACATGATCAAAGTCGCTATTATGCTCAGGGCAACACACGTCATGGAGTCAGTTTGGCTTGGTTGGCGCCATCAGGAGATAAAGGGGAGTCTATTACGGACAGCAGACGCTTAGCGATGCAACTTATCGGTAGCCTGATTGAAGATCTAAACACCCTCGGCAACGCCAACTTTGCTCGCTATGAAGACGGTTTCTCGGTCCGCGCTTTCGGTGACTTTGCAGCTCAACAAGGCAGTGCTTGTATATTAATTGAATCGGGTTTTGTCGCTGATGATATGAACCGCCAGTGCGCTAGAGAATTAAATTATGTGGCTTTGCTTCAGGCGTTTTATCGGATCGCCCAGGGGAGGTTTGCTGTTCAGGCAGAAGCACAATATCATGCACTGGCCAAAAACAAGGCGGAGGGTATGACAGATGTACTAATCAGGAATTTGAATATTCAGACTCATTCTAAGCAGTATCAAATAGATGTTAGTATCAAGCGTGATAATCTCGGAGTAGCCTCGGTCGATGAAGTAGGCGACCTGCACCATTTAGGTGGCTACAATACCTTTGATGCCAAAGGAATGCTGTTCGAGGCGGGCTTGGCCTATCCAGTAACACATCCTTTAGAGTTAACTAACAACCGTTACGACTTTTTGCTAAGACAAGGCTATTGCCGATTCACTGGTGATTTATCGTTAATAAATAATTTAACCCGTCGGCCCATTGTTAGAGCGATAGGGGAGTCTTGCCCGGCTCAATATCGGCGCAAAGGCTTGTCACCAAGTTGGTTGATCCGCGATGCTGATGGGATTCAGGCCGCCGTGTTAGAGGGGCAATTGGTGATTTTGGACAACTAG
- a CDS encoding DUF1244 domain-containing protein: MDSNTQTEIEAATFRRLLKHLDDNKDVQNIDLMILADFCRNCLGKWYKAAADDKGVEIDFEEARARIYGMPYSQWKEKYQAKATPEQLAAYDARQAQKGGCS; the protein is encoded by the coding sequence ATGGACTCAAATACTCAAACTGAAATAGAAGCAGCTACGTTTAGACGACTATTAAAACATCTGGATGATAATAAAGATGTGCAGAACATTGATTTGATGATCCTTGCTGATTTTTGTCGTAATTGTTTGGGTAAGTGGTACAAAGCCGCGGCTGATGATAAAGGTGTAGAAATAGATTTCGAAGAGGCTCGTGCGAGAATCTACGGTATGCCCTATAGCCAATGGAAAGAAAAGTATCAAGCCAAGGCTACCCCAGAACAGTTAGCCGCGTATGACGCACGTCAGGCACAAAAAGGCGGATGCAGCTAA